The following are encoded together in the Proteiniphilum saccharofermentans genome:
- a CDS encoding glycoside hydrolase family 88/105 protein — translation MKKRILIAVTLFSFYTVSHLYGCSSDHPAESGNTGKITPESYDLTNFPQGADPKAIGVRLSERYIRTIDTQNPRVNYPYVCTWLGAFRFTQTISDDQLYNRLLERYDNIFFSSESNNLYPAPNHVDNNVFGSVPLEIYKTKKEDKYLELGLMYADTQWELPPDPKESQKNWHDQGYSWQTRIWIDDMYMITTVQSQAYLVTGDRKYIDRTAREMAMYLDRIQRPNGLFYHTPDVPFFWGRGNGWMAVGMADLLRVLPKDNPDREKIEKAYRLMMQTLLKYQANDGMWRQLIDDFSSWKETSCTAMFTYAMIVGVKNGWLDEKTYGAAARKGWLALLTYLNEDDNIKNVCEGTNAKNDHQYYLDRKRNTGDLHGQAPLLWCADALCRDRETTKK, via the coding sequence ATGAAAAAAAGAATTTTAATTGCTGTGACCCTCTTTTCTTTTTATACTGTTTCCCATTTATATGGCTGCTCGTCAGATCATCCGGCTGAGAGCGGGAATACAGGAAAAATAACGCCGGAGAGTTACGATTTAACAAATTTTCCCCAGGGAGCCGATCCTAAGGCAATCGGTGTAAGACTCTCCGAACGATATATTCGTACCATCGATACCCAAAACCCCCGTGTGAACTATCCCTATGTGTGTACCTGGTTGGGCGCTTTCCGGTTTACACAGACTATCAGCGACGATCAGTTATATAACAGGCTGCTTGAAAGATATGACAATATCTTTTTTTCTTCAGAATCGAATAACCTGTACCCCGCTCCAAACCATGTGGATAATAATGTATTCGGATCGGTTCCGCTGGAAATATATAAAACAAAGAAAGAAGATAAATACCTTGAACTGGGATTGATGTACGCGGATACGCAGTGGGAACTGCCGCCGGATCCCAAGGAATCGCAAAAAAACTGGCACGATCAGGGTTATTCCTGGCAGACACGTATATGGATTGACGATATGTATATGATCACAACTGTTCAGTCACAGGCATACCTGGTCACCGGAGACAGGAAATATATTGACAGAACGGCACGGGAAATGGCAATGTATCTCGACCGGATACAACGACCTAACGGACTGTTTTATCATACTCCCGATGTGCCATTCTTCTGGGGCCGAGGAAACGGATGGATGGCCGTAGGGATGGCGGATTTATTGAGGGTGCTGCCGAAAGATAATCCCGACAGGGAAAAAATCGAAAAAGCCTATAGATTAATGATGCAGACCTTACTCAAATATCAAGCGAATGACGGGATGTGGCGCCAGCTCATAGACGATTTTTCATCATGGAAGGAAACGTCATGTACCGCCATGTTTACCTATGCGATGATTGTCGGGGTAAAGAATGGCTGGCTCGATGAAAAAACATACGGTGCGGCTGCCCGTAAGGGATGGCTTGCGCTCTTAACCTATCTGAATGAGGACGATAATATCAAAAATGTTTGTGAGGGCACAAATGCCAAAAACGACCATCAATATTACCTTGACCGCAAACGAAATACCGGCGACCTGCATGGCCAGGCACCCCTCCTTTGGTGTGCGGATGCTTTGTGCCGCGATAGGGAAACGACAAAAAAATAA